The window CAAGACTGTTTACGCGCGAACAGTGAGTCCCTGCGTGGGTCTCGGCTTCATTAGTGTGCCGTGAGGCGAGGGCCGCCCTGCTCCGTCTTGTTTTCAGCCGCCAAGCACCTTGACCGAAACCTTTTAAATCTCTTAAATGTTATCTTAAGCGTGGCGTTCACGGGCAAAGCGGCAGCACAAAAAGAGCGGCTGTGAAGCGTGCCGGGCTGGAATGCAAAACACAAGTCACGGTCATCACTCCGTCACCACGCTGAACACGCTGTCAGGACCTCTGATCTCTATCTGTGCGTGTGCACAATGTTCAGTTGGGTTTCCTCTAAGTTTGGCACATCATCCCATTTGATGTTTGCATATGTTATTAGTCTGGAGGCAGAGTTACGGAGTAGAAAATTCATCTTGAACAAATAGAGGTTAATATGGACAGCATGTAAAGCGGctggtataataataataataaaagtggTGCAAATTATGATGTGTGAATCACTCTGCTACCTGGACTAAGACGTAAATTAAAAGCGTATGTAATTTAACTTATGGAGCAGCAAACCAAAAAGTCATCCCAGCACCAAATAGCAGACAGTCTATGACCAAAGGGTATTATTCTATAGACTATGGAATACCCTTTGGTCATAAACTGCAATCTAATGGCTATCTAATAGAGCCATTAGATTGCTTTATTGTGAGATTTTCTTAACATCACAAGAGGAAAGTGCAAATAtgcattttacattttatacAATGAGGAAATCACCCTATCTTGATGGAAGGGAAGCTATTCTGATACCACAGGGTGGCCCAAAACATAACTGAGACACTAAATGTTGATTTCCCCTCTTGATTTGTCACCTTTTTTGAGGATAAATCAGTGAAACATTTGGGGGAGGAAATAAGCTTATCCACTAGAAAATTTTAGCTTGATATTTGAACAACCAAAGTGCTCATCCTCTTACTAAAAAAGGGGGATATAACCAACACAGCACACAAAACAGTACAAGTTGTGTAGAAAACCTAAGTACCTGTCATATTCAAACCCGTAAAACCCTATTACATGCACCATTTATACATCTGGCTGCGGTTTCTGTTTGCTATTGAAGTTTCTGTTGTCATCATGTCGACATTTTAAAATCTTGTGGAAACAAGGTTGTGGATGGCTCTGGGTGAGGGGATTTAAAATTATTCAATTTTTGAAAGTTATCTGCAGTTGTGTAGATTTCTGGCTGGCTTTGCTTAAAAaacccattattattattattattattattattattattattatattaattaataataataataataacaataataataataataataataataataataataataataataataataataataataaaataataataataataataataataataataataataataataataataataataataataataacaataataacaataataataatttgtgcTTTAACAGGCATCTCAATTTTGAAAGGATGGAGCATGCAATGTTGCTCCAGGTCTGAAGAGGTGCATATACATCCAGTCTTAATTGGCTAAACTCCAGAGTCACattaaaatgttgaggaaataagTATTAAGGAAAAAACCTTCAGTTTTCTTTGATAACTTTGATTCACATGTAAGAGTTCCCCCCATGAAAATTGACTCATCTTCAAATCAATTGAGTTTGACCCCACACACCTTTACCGCTGATATCATCTGTCTCATGTAAAGATGGCTGCAGGCCCTCTTCCAAAAAACACAAAGGTTAAAACCAACAATGTCTCCTGTACGAGTGCACACATGTGCAAGTGTGTGAGTGTTTCCTAAGAGGCTTAATCTTTTGAAGCTCTCAGATTAGTAACCTCCGTTGAGTGCTGGCGTTGGATGCAGTGGTGGTACTTGTGACTTGGTGGGCGTCTGTTTTATGCAGCAACCTGCATGTCACTTCAAAGTCAACCCGTGCAGCATGAGGGAGACGATGGGACACATGAAAGCAACACTTGACGACGTGTACTGTCTAAAAGATCAGAGCCCAATAGGCTGGAAGGACCGCCAgcataaacaaatcaaatgcgCCCAGGTTTCTGAGTTTGTCCAGCGGAGTGCACCCACATGTTCTGATTCATCAGAGCTCAAGACACAGAAGTGAGGAATTAATAATGCATTAGAAATGTTACATTTTGAACAAACATGCTTACAAGAATAAACAGTTATCCACcgttaacttaaaaaaaaaaaaaagtgatcttGAACTCCATCTGCGATTTCAAACATggaaaagaaaagtttcttCCAGCCATGACCGCTGGGGTTCAACACCACTtcaaacattcttttttttattttgtcaaacTTGACACTGAACAATAGGAATATTGACAGTCATGTGTAATGAACAGGCCGGGCTGTTTGAGTATTTTAACGCACTGGTCTCCCAGGCGGGCTGTAGCTTTATGAAAGCCCTGTATTGTATTTCTTTCCTGTGCCAGAGCCCGTTTCCTGTGGAGGTGCTGTGTCAAACAACGATGACCCTCTGCTTCCTGCAAGTCGCATGGAGACGGGCCTGACACGAGCCCTGGGGCCTCACCGCCAGCCACCGAACCACCTCAGAGCCCTCGCTCCCATTTGTCCCCTTTCAAGTCCTCCTCCCACCTTGATCACTCCAGATCTCAGcgtatttatacttttacagtTTCCCCTTAATTTTAtaccttttctttaaaaatgtattcaatTTTCCTCTTCTTTAATTTCTCCATCTTCACCTCTCTGGCagctctttcctttcttccctttttttctaccTCGCCGCCTCCCGCCTGTCGGCCCTTTCTCCTTCGTGTTTCCCGCTGTCCACACCTCCTTTCCTCCCTGCATCCCTTCTTCCCTACATCTCTTTGTCCCCCTGTCCAGGTCAGAAGGAGGTCTGTCAGATTTCCTGTGCAAACGACAGATTCAGACCACACCTCGTGAGGGGATTTCTGAAACTACTGTCAGTCACGccctgcagaaaaataaaaaatgttttctgtcTAAATGCAGGTTTGCTTTTGAAAATCAGTTACAGCACTGCTCTCCTGAACTTAATGTTTATacggtatatatttttttttaaatgtgggaAAAATGTGGAGAACATGCAGCACAGAAAACATGCTCAGGCATTATATCAGTGCTCCATCTAGAATAAGCAAAATCATAACAAGCATGTGTATTTTTACATATTCTGAATAAAATCAAAGTAATAGCCAGCAGAGCTGTCAAACTTCACTCAAAGTAAATTCCTTGTCTTTTTGGGTCCTGAAAAAACAAAGACCCCAGGAGAAAGCAGTCGAGGGTTAAAGACTTGCCTCGTCAAACAATCTAACAGTAATCAAATAAcgactactactattactagtaTAAACCGTCATGTAAACAAATGATCTCCCTCATAATACTGAAGATCAACTCTGATGTTTGGTGGACTCCTGGTGATAGCATGGGTACGTGTGCATATGTGGCTCACTGGCACAGTCCACCTTGACTTGATTTCACATCTTCCATCCAAGGTCGTGAAAGCATgtctgcacacaaacacacatgccgGCAGCAATAACATACTTTGCCGTGAATCTACGCACACTCCCTCTCTGGTCTTCTTCCAGTGCAGGTCAGAGGCAGGAAGTGAGCtgagagaaaaggaggaagcagAAGCAGCTCTTGCTGGCTGCAGGTAGTGACCCTGGGCCTTGACCTCCAACCTCAACCTGCATCAGTCTGACAACACGAACTGACAAAACGCAGATGCACATTTATGGCTCTCAAGCCTCGACATTTGCAAGTTAGGATCTTTGATCCCATCATGAGGcataataataacacaattcCAGGATTATAATTTATATCTTTATTATCTGATAACATATCAGTGTGTTGCTTTTGTTCACTGTTAACATTTACAGAAGTGGACCGGAAACATGTATGGATTCATGGACTTTGTTCTGACAATCATCAACGTGTCTTTCTTTTAATCAAACTGTTAGACAAACTTGGAGGTACCGCTGTTCAGGCACCCTGAAAAAAACACTGTTCAGACATGAGTTCTGTCCAAATCCAACCAAAACGTGCCAAGGCCGGTGCTTTGAATGCTTACGTTTGCATAAGCATTCAAGATTTAAACTCTTGAGGTGTAGTCGATCTGTCAACACTCACGAGCAGTTTAGCTGTTTTTGGACAGAACCCATGACTTTGGAGGGTGACAATTGTATTTTTCCTTTAGTCAGGAACGGCTTCACCAGTTCCAGAAGAATAGCCTGCTGCCATGCTTGGCAGGCTCCAGTTTGCCCTCCATGATTGGGTTGGGCTCAGGACGAGGTCTAGAATGGTACGGGTTTATTGGGAGCGGCCGCGAAGTCGACACTTTGGTCACCTGTAGAGGGAAAAGAACACAGACTGTAACTTTTGATGTCGCCGTCAAACAAAGGCTCACTGGAAGAGATGTTCATTTCTGAAGTAACTGAGAAGTTTTCTCCAAGTGTGCCACGTTGGTGCCCAAGGTCATTAAATGATTGGtttaaaagttatttaaaatgtgttaaaGTACAAGACCAAGatgaagatttaaaaacaaaaacttaaaatatgatttttagaAAATATTAACGGCAGGCACCCGCCAAACTGGGTGACACTCTCTTCTCCACTGAATTCATCATATATTTTCTTCCTATTATCTCAAGAAATGTattgtatttttcatttattttgtgaaaTCAAATTGTAAAATGATGCCATAAGAGACTTTTCATGGGAAATCTAAGTCACAGAATAAGGTTTTTGCTTCCTTTGGAGGTTGATTATGACCAATAAAAGATTCTCAGGTGTGTCTTTTTAAATGCAGCATAAAATGTCCAAACCTCTCTTGTCTAGTTTGGAACATTGCTGCCTCAGCCTTCACAGCATTCAACTTTTATgtacctcacctgtggaacaaactcccagaatgcatcagggctgctgaaagtCTCAGATGCTTTAAGCCAAgattgaaaacatttttatttactgctgcatttcagcaaTCCACCATCATGCACTACAAACTTTATTTCTTTCATCTCATTATTTGTATTAATATTTGTATTCcctgctcctacctaagtcaatcctgggcattgctctccctctgccaaccccagGAGTGCCCTGCTCAAGTCTCCTTCTTAAAATTATTCTTAAattctttttaacttatgtctgtctttaattactacttttaaactcttttacttttaatgcatttttttttaaatcgtatgTTAATGTTCTacacaaataaacctgccttgccttAAAATTAGCAGATAACACAAAGCACcataaaatgtatcatttacAAATAACGTTCAGACAAATAGATTGCCTGCATTTTGCACACTTTACATGTTTTTGGATACTAAAAGTGCTTTTACACTACAAGTTACACAGGTCTATACGGTACTTCCATTAGTGATTGTGTCCTCTGTCATACATATGCCCAGAGGATTGTGGGGTTCAGTATTTTGCCCAAGGACTGTGAAAGTCAGTGATCGAACTAACAACGGTCTGACATCTCTAACTCCTGAACTGCATCCCGCCCTCAACGCAATCAGTGCTACTATCAAAGTCCACAATCAGCAAGAATAGAGCtcatcaacagagctgctcTCATGTTATAAATGCAGGCAGCACCTCTAGAGTCTCACCTTAGATAGATCTCCCAGTTCAGGTCTCTCCCAGCCCAGTTTATCCAGGACGCAGCTGTCAAACCCTTGCTGCTGTTTACGGCAGTGACGCAGTTCTGCCAAGTTGGAATAGTCCAGACAGGTCCAATACTCAGTGAAGGACTCAGCGCAGTTCCCCTTGATTTGTCTGAAAGGCACAGTGCAGGCAGACATCTGAATCAGACTCAAATGTCCTAGAGGTGGCTGGCAGTTGTCAAAAAACACAAGAGAATCAAACCAGGCCCCTGGCGCAATTAAACTTTCTTAAGTCTGTTCTCATTAAAATAATTGCTGGTACttttggtgtgttttttttttttttctttctaaaggaACCAAAAACAAGACCTGTTTGATACACACTCACAAGAGCTCCTTATTTAATACGCGGGCATCAGGACAAAGCTTGGTCTTTAACTTTCAGTAAACACAGACGCAGCAGTTAGGAGTGACAAATGCCAGACCAACTCGCCAACGTTTCAACGACACAATGGCTTCACGGGCATCTCAGTCACACTCTAAACATCTTACATGGTCTGCTCTTATTtacaatttattatttttgtccaaacaaAGATGTTTGACAAGTTCAGAGGACAGACTAATAACCACTAAAATAGTATGTAAGTCTGTTaaacattttctatgaaaacaaTAAAAGCATGAACAGCGTGAACAGCACTGATGATACAAGTAATGCAAGATTACTATTCTAATAAGAACATTTTAAGCAATATGAAATCTTAGTAAAGTTGGAATTATTAAAGTTTTGACCCGAAATCCAAAGTAGCTGTTTTTTCAGTCATAGAAATACAGCTTGAATAGATGAAGCAGAGACTCTGCatcaaaataatcaaaatacaCACACGGTTAGGCCCACATTGAAAAAGTGAGGCTAACCTGACCCACTCTTTTCATTTACTCTGGCCTTCCCTAACTAGTCTTATATattaaagtcatttatttaaatctttttttaaccagaatTTCTTAATTATCTTGTATGCAACAATGTGGGTATATGGTTCAAGCAACTAAAAACTATAAAACTATTAGTAGTCATGTCTGAGCTATCCTGAAtttggaaggggaaaaaaaaaaaaaaaaaaaaaaaaaaaaaacatttcctctCAGTTGGACAAATCATGTTTAACcccattattttatttcctcATACACTCTAGTTCCTAACCTCGATCCCAGAATGTCACCAAGTACCACCagctttttctcttttgctcTGACGGCCCTAGTTTTAAATTACTAATCCTTCTACTTGGCCAGACAGTTTTCTGCATTATTCTAACTGGACTCTGCAGCTCGTTTTGAAGGCTTAATAGCAGGACAAAACACAGAGCAGGAAACTTCTGAAATCTTCTCTGTGTACTTAACAACTTCAAACTCTGAAAGAACAGCTGTCCAAAAAACTGTATTTGCAACCTCAGACCACATTTTTAACCCACATGTCCATCATTgagtaatgtttttttgtttttgttgtttttaaagaagaagaagaaagcagcTCTTCACCACAGACCTCTTCTGACCAAAGTTTCAAATGGATTCTCAAAGTCTGCGCTCTGTAGGCTCCAGAGTTCAGCCACATCTTCAATCACTCACTAACCACAAGCACCCTGTTCAATTTAGCAAGGGACACCAGTGTAGCAACCTTCTACCTTCTGCAATAATTCTGTCGAACCAACTATCGCTTTTTAGCAAAATGTTGTGATATATTTTCTCTTCAAGCCAAAAACAAAGGGAGAGATGATATTCTTGTGTTTATGAGCGAGTGCTCATTATTTTACCGTGGCATACTACTCCACCCCATGACCTCAAACACGCAACATGGACTGAAGAAACACATCAGTCCACCGCTGTTTACAAGGGGAGTAGTCTTCTTAACTAATAAAAAACTTGACTGGATATGCAGGTAGATATTTGGGCTACTTCAAGgacaatacatttttaaatagaaaaatctgataTAGTCTGATCCATTTCTTAACATTTATTTAGTAACAGCCAGTCATTTTACAACATAAATTAAAATGGGCCTTTTCTAGATATGTGGTACTGATAACTAAtggcaaaatatatatttagtaataataataataataagttgaTATTTTATTCATCCCCCTGGGGGTTAAAGGCTCACCTCTGTTTCCAACCCTCTATAACCACAAAACCACaatagaatgtatttaaaatgtaatgagggtattggagcacatggagcacagaaaaaacacacacacatttcctaTTTCTTCTTAGACTTTGTTTCCTACATATAAAGTCCAGATATAGAAATCAACATCCTGGTTGGTATACCCTACCAAAACtttaaaaacagtaaaacagtCCCTCTTAACTTAACAGTAAGTCTTTAGCAGTAAATCAGGCCATACTTCACCGCTGTGGCTGTGTTTCAGTTAGAGAAACTCTTCAATATTTTCAGGAACCTGTCACACAGCACATTCAGAGTGGGATATTTTTACCAATATTGCACTCTGTTGTGAGTGTAAGCACAAGCCGGTATATTGGAAGATGCTAGTCTTACCGACCGCGCTTCTGTCACTTGGACGATTCTGGCCCACGTGTTGGTATTCAGACATTTAAATTCGTCTTCTCCTCACAAACAGCACTGATACACACCAATATCACTCCCGTTTCTCAGTGGGGCACCTGGCAGACTGGTGAGCTCATATGGTGTTGACGGGGTTTGCAGACTCCACCATCCACCTGCACAGGTGTTGTGATGCTGCAACAACTCTTTGGTCTTCCCCATATGAACGTTGTGTAATCTGCAGTAAAGTCTTACCTGACAAACTTCAAATTGCAAAATCTGGCCATCAACTTGTCTATGAAGCACTTTATTAAATCCATGAGTTCTCATGTTGACAAATTACATCTTTAACATTATAATTGGGTTAATATTTGTATTAAACATTTAAGAGACCTGCTGTTTATATatacttaaaagaaaaaatatacttGTAATTAACACTATATTAGTGACAATGGTGTTGGACATTGTTCCTATTTATAAAAATGTTGAATGCAAAGATATGAATTACCTAAAGAAATTGAGTGCACACTCATTGATCTTCCTCCCTTGTTCCAGACACTTTCTGGGGTCCTTCTCTTCCCAGCGGCAGAGCATGAACTCTTTGTTGGCTTTGTCACATTGGGAGCCATAATGGTGGGCAGCAGCCTTCAGCACTGCAGATGACACATTTACCTGGAAAAAGGACCAGGCAGAAACATGAAAAACAgctatattaataaataaattcattACTATGAAGTAACGTTTCACATTTCAGACAcattctgatttatttatttttttaaggacCGACTTGCTGATTTGGATTGTTTGAGATTTTTTTGCGAGTTGTTATAATCAACcgttaatatataaaaaaacaaatagtcCTCCAAGCAATGTTTTGTTCACATCATGTAAATTACTGGTAAAATTCAGTACTAGTGTAATGAAACATATGAAGAATAGCACAAACTGCACAGACAGGATGTTCCTAATAGATAGATTATGTCAGAAACACAGAGTTCTGACTGTGCTGTAAATAAGTCAAGTGAAAGACTAAACTCTCACTCATTTCATCCAAGCAAATGTATATAAACTCTACAAGTGAACATTTGACTTAAATATCCTTCTATCctttgcacagtttttttttttacagcagaACTTTGTTAGATAAATTGATCAATATCAAGCCGAGTGTGTGATTGTTTTATGTGGTGGATCAGAACAAAAATCTGAGTTTTACAGCCAAAACCTTTAAACATAGAGGCTAATTCCTCCAATCTAAAAATAAGGAATATACTATAATTCCATTTCGTTCTGATTCAACGTGTAATTAAACCTGTTGAGTGAAACAAAGCACTTTAATTTTAGATTTCTAgtgacagaaaataaaacaacactggtttctgctgcaggtttgaaagaaaagaaaaacacgttattttattgtatttttttaaatatatatttacaaacaaAGTTGATATTTCCAATAACATGCATGATTGCTTTCAATTTTCAAAATCATGCTTTTCATTTTCCGCTATGTGATGATGTTTAATGTCTCCTTACTTTTGAATTGTGCtatgtaaataaactgtaatTACACTACGAGTTGTCAATTTCCATTCAGAGAAAGAAAATTTCAATTGGACAGAAAATCTGAATAATCCTAGAAGATTAAAATGATAATATCAGAATGCTTTAAAATGTAAAGGTAAGAATACCAGCTCTCTTATCCATTATTTGCTTTATTGTTTTGTCATCTGTCAGTCGATGCCAATCAGGCACAAAGTTAGCGTTGGCTGTCCTCTACAGATCTACAGCCAAGGTTTGCAGGATGATACGGCAGCtgtctctcttctcttcttctcttctcttgcaGCCCCATTATTTTATGCATAAAGCCAATCTTCGGACTCAGAGTTTCCAGTTTCCAGGAGGCCTGCCATGACTGCCCTTCACCATCAGCCCCATTTGCACTGGTGTTGGCAACATATGCAACAACATGAGGAGGAACGTTATGTTCTGCGATGGGTCCAGATTCTGCCTACAGCAGTTGGATGATAGGGTCAAATTGTGGGGAAGATGCAGAGATAGATATGCGGATTGCTCCAACAATGGAgagccgcagcagctccggctcggaagcagtatgggggtccgtggggatggaggcgtctccatcccggcgagagcggagagcgccggtgcggctggcagagcgctgcggtgccgtgcaggctctgttaccacggctacgccgtagggtacgccgtagcctacggcgtagccgaggctctagagcctgcagcgcaccaccagccgctctccgctctctactctcgccgggatggagacgccggtgggcaggatgcacgtctGGGTGGGCACAGCTGAAATGTTCTCTGTCTGGTTGCGAGATTTGTCAGTAAATGTCTGAAaccctgcaaaaactcaaaatcttaacaagactatttgtcttatatccagtcaatatgttttatttctagtgcaaaaaaatcattacatttaaaataagacaGTCACCTAAAAAGTAACTTgttctactttttatttttggtatGATTGAGttcttatatttgtatttatatttttatgttaataaaataatgctttaacatgataattgtcatatttttttacaTCTAATTTTCATTATTTGTAAATTGGTTTATTGGGAAAAAGGAGCAGATTAAatattcttctttctgctccctttcattcacaatttaggaatgttt of the Cololabis saira isolate AMF1-May2022 chromosome 11, fColSai1.1, whole genome shotgun sequence genome contains:
- the ndufa8 gene encoding NADH dehydrogenase [ubiquinone] 1 alpha subcomplex subunit 8, which produces MPTKVEIPTAQELKVDEVNVSSAVLKAAAHHYGSQCDKANKEFMLCRWEEKDPRKCLEQGRKINECALNFFRQIKGNCAESFTEYWTCLDYSNLAELRHCRKQQQGFDSCVLDKLGWERPELGDLSKVTKVSTSRPLPINPYHSRPRPEPNPIMEGKLEPAKHGSRLFFWNW